The DNA segment TTCTTGTCCCGGTCAACCTTCACCCGGGCTTGTTTCATTTGTTTCCCTATGTGGGCCATATCCTCTCTCCTAAACGACGTTCAGCCCCATGCTCCGAGCTGTGCCTTCAATAATCAGGACCGCAGCATCAATATCGTTGGCATTAAGGTCCTCAAACTTGAGTTTAGCGATCTCTTCAACCTTTGCCCTGGGCACCACTCCCACCTCGATCCGACCAGGCTCACTCGAGCCCTTAGCAATCTGAGCCGCCTGCTTCAGGAGTATGGAGGCCGGTGGTGTCTTGGTGACGAATGTAAACGAACGGTCAGCATAAACAGTTATAATGACAGGGATTATTGTTCCTTCCTGGCTCTGGGTCGCCGAGTTGAAGGCCTTACAAAACTCCATAATATTGACCCCATACTGACCCAAAGCCGGACCAATCGGAGGGGAGGGGGTCGCTTGTTTTGCCGGAACTTGCAATTTTATCTGACTAAGAACTTTTTTGGCCATTTGTTAATAAACTCCTTATTGAACCTAACTGTACCTGGTAGTAAAAAACCTGCATCTTCAGTTCGGAAGTTAAATTTTTTCAACCTGGACAAATTCCAATTCAACCGGAGTGGCTCGACCGAAGATGCTGATCAGAATTCTCAATTTTGCCTTATCTTCTTTGACTTCGTCAACACGACCGATGAAGTTTGAAAACGGACCGTCAATGACCTTGACCTCATCCCCATCTTCGAAATGGAATTTTGGTTTGGGTTTTGAAATACCCTCCACCATTTGGGCGATCACCTTTTCAGCCTCGTGGTCAGGGATGGGGGTTGGGTTGATGTTCCCGCCAAGGAAGCCGGTCACTTTAGGAGTGCCTTTCACGATATGCCAGGTCTGCTCATCAAGGTCCATATGGACCAGCACATAGCCGGGATAAAATTTCCGGGACGATGTTTTTATCTGGCCTTTGACCTTTTCAACCACCTGTTCCGTAGGCACCAGGACCTCGGAAAATCTGTCCTCAAGATGGAGCTGTCTAATGGTCTCCTCCAAGGAGGCTTTGACCTTTTCTTCATGTCCGGAATAGGTATGTATAATATACCACTTATGCGTCACGCACCCTCACTCCCATCAAAGTATCACGGTCTGTCGTTATTTAAGGATGAATTTAACCAGTCGTGAAAGCCCTATATCAACGAGACCCAAGTAGGCGGAAACCACGAAGACCAGAACGATAACTACAGCCGTCGAGGCTAAAATCTCCTTTCGGGCGGGCCAGTTGACCTTTCGCAATTCAACGCGCACCTCACGGAAAAACTGCCGTGTTTTATCAATAAAACCCGGCAACTTGAACTCAGCCTGAGCCTTGGTCTTCTGCTTGGCAGGAACTCGGGAGGTCCCATTCTTCAATGTCTTATTCTTTAAAGCCTT comes from the Deltaproteobacteria bacterium genome and includes:
- the rplK gene encoding 50S ribosomal protein L11: MAKKVLSQIKLQVPAKQATPSPPIGPALGQYGVNIMEFCKAFNSATQSQEGTIIPVIITVYADRSFTFVTKTPPASILLKQAAQIAKGSSEPGRIEVGVVPRAKVEEIAKLKFEDLNANDIDAAVLIIEGTARSMGLNVV
- the nusG gene encoding transcription termination/antitermination protein NusG, whose product is MTHKWYIIHTYSGHEEKVKASLEETIRQLHLEDRFSEVLVPTEQVVEKVKGQIKTSSRKFYPGYVLVHMDLDEQTWHIVKGTPKVTGFLGGNINPTPIPDHEAEKVIAQMVEGISKPKPKFHFEDGDEVKVIDGPFSNFIGRVDEVKEDKAKLRILISIFGRATPVELEFVQVEKI
- the secE gene encoding preprotein translocase subunit SecE — encoded protein: MAKTKRKKKKTTRAAVEITASNKALKNKTLKNGTSRVPAKQKTKAQAEFKLPGFIDKTRQFFREVRVELRKVNWPARKEILASTAVVIVLVFVVSAYLGLVDIGLSRLVKFILK